Proteins from a genomic interval of Burkholderia cepacia GG4:
- a CDS encoding RidA family protein, protein MTIEQKLAELGFTLPEPPQPLGSYTAVSEAGNLLFVSGQLPLVDGKVFYTGRVGEQLSVDDGRHAAQLAALNVLAQIRRHLGGFDRLHHIVRVEGHVASADGFYGQPAVIDGASDLFAAVLGDKAGHARSAFSQHQLPADAAVILVVIAEIRPA, encoded by the coding sequence ATGACGATCGAACAGAAGCTGGCCGAACTCGGCTTCACGCTACCCGAACCGCCGCAACCGCTTGGCAGCTATACGGCCGTCAGCGAAGCCGGCAACCTGTTGTTCGTTTCCGGACAACTGCCGCTCGTCGACGGCAAGGTCTTCTATACGGGCCGTGTCGGCGAACAGCTGAGCGTCGATGACGGGCGTCACGCGGCGCAGCTCGCCGCGCTGAACGTGCTCGCGCAGATCAGAAGGCACCTGGGCGGGTTCGACCGCCTGCATCACATCGTGCGAGTCGAGGGACACGTCGCATCGGCCGACGGCTTCTACGGTCAGCCGGCCGTGATCGACGGTGCGTCCGACCTGTTTGCCGCGGTGCTCGGCGACAAGGCGGGACACGCGCGCTCGGCCTTTTCCCAGCACCAGTTGCCGGCCGACGCGGCCGTGATCCTGGTCGTGATCGCTGAAATCCGCCCGGCATAA
- a CDS encoding SDR family NAD(P)-dependent oxidoreductase: protein MSTSKVIIVTGASQGIGAETVNAFRAHGHRVVATSRSIGPSDDPDLVTVAGDIGDPAVARRVVDTALERFGRVDTLVNNAGIFIAKPFTQYTADDYAAITRVNLDGFFHVTQRAIAAMQRHGGGHVVSITTSLVDHANSNVPSVLASLTKGGLNAATKSLAIEYAKAGIRVNAVSPGIINSPMHAPDTHATLAALHPVGRMGEMSDIVGAILYLDSAPFVTGEILHVDGGQSAGH from the coding sequence ATGAGCACGTCCAAAGTCATCATCGTCACCGGCGCATCGCAAGGCATCGGCGCGGAAACAGTCAACGCATTCCGCGCCCACGGCCATCGGGTGGTCGCAACGTCCCGTTCGATCGGGCCGTCGGACGACCCCGATCTCGTCACCGTCGCGGGCGACATCGGCGACCCGGCCGTCGCGCGGCGCGTGGTCGACACCGCACTCGAGCGCTTCGGCCGGGTCGACACGCTCGTCAACAACGCGGGCATCTTCATTGCGAAGCCGTTCACGCAATACACGGCGGACGACTACGCGGCAATCACCCGCGTCAACCTGGACGGCTTCTTCCACGTCACGCAGCGCGCGATCGCGGCGATGCAGCGGCACGGCGGCGGGCATGTGGTCAGCATCACGACGAGTCTCGTCGATCACGCGAACAGCAACGTGCCGTCGGTGCTGGCGTCGCTGACGAAAGGCGGACTGAATGCCGCGACGAAGTCGCTCGCGATCGAGTACGCGAAGGCCGGCATCCGTGTGAACGCCGTGTCGCCCGGCATCATCAATTCGCCGATGCATGCGCCCGACACGCACGCGACGCTCGCAGCGCTGCACCCGGTCGGCCGCATGGGCGAGATGAGCGACATCGTCGGTGCGATCCTGTATCTCGATTCGGCGCCGTTCGTCACCGGTGAGATCCTGCACGTGGATGGCGGCCAGAGCGCCGGACACTGA
- a CDS encoding GNAT family N-acetyltransferase, translating to MDTIEIDQASCCETGPDAPALSIRRIWEARGGTPVLLRAIEDGDLEIERDLVDRLSSRSCYMRLMSARKPTEDELIRWTRIDRRREGAVIATIWSGGCERLIGVARYAMNDGETDVVECAIVIDDAWHRQGLGRVLLSSLIDLAERSGMKRLVGTTLSENDAMIGLARSLGFMLSREPGAAFVTDLRLDLESA from the coding sequence ATGGATACGATCGAGATCGATCAAGCTTCGTGCTGTGAAACCGGGCCGGACGCGCCGGCCCTCAGCATCCGGCGAATATGGGAGGCGAGGGGCGGAACACCAGTGCTCCTGCGCGCGATCGAGGACGGCGATCTCGAGATCGAACGCGACCTGGTCGACCGGCTGTCGAGCCGAAGCTGCTACATGCGGTTGATGTCGGCGCGCAAGCCGACCGAGGATGAATTGATCCGCTGGACCCGCATCGACCGCCGGCGGGAAGGTGCAGTGATCGCGACGATCTGGTCTGGCGGCTGCGAGCGGCTGATCGGCGTCGCTCGTTATGCGATGAACGACGGCGAAACCGATGTCGTCGAATGTGCGATCGTCATCGACGATGCGTGGCACCGGCAAGGGCTCGGCCGCGTGCTGCTGTCGAGCCTGATCGATCTTGCCGAACGGTCTGGCATGAAGCGGCTGGTCGGCACGACGTTGAGCGAAAACGACGCGATGATCGGCCTGGCGCGATCGCTCGGATTCATGCTGTCACGCGAGCCTGGGGCTGCGTTCGTGACGGATCTGCGGCTCGATCTGGAATCGGCGTAG
- a CDS encoding organic hydroperoxide resistance protein, producing the protein MSKIEKVLYTGKTHTTSGGRDGAARSSDGRLDIQLSSPGSAGTGTNPEQLFAAGWSACFIGAMQLAARAAKVTLPADLAVDAEVDLGMGGNAYFLQARLNVSAPGFDRDVVQQIVDTAHQTCPYSKATRGNIDVEIRIV; encoded by the coding sequence ATGAGCAAGATCGAAAAAGTGCTGTACACGGGCAAGACGCACACGACTTCCGGCGGCCGCGACGGCGCGGCGCGCAGTTCCGACGGCCGCCTCGACATCCAGCTGTCGTCGCCGGGCAGCGCCGGCACCGGCACCAATCCGGAACAGCTGTTCGCGGCCGGCTGGTCGGCCTGCTTCATCGGCGCGATGCAGCTTGCGGCGCGCGCGGCAAAGGTGACGCTGCCGGCCGACCTCGCAGTCGATGCCGAAGTCGACCTCGGCATGGGCGGCAATGCGTACTTCCTGCAGGCCCGCCTGAACGTGAGCGCGCCAGGGTTCGATCGTGACGTCGTGCAGCAGATCGTCGATACCGCGCATCAGACTTGCCCGTATTCGAAGGCGACGCGCGGCAACATCGATGTCGAGATCCGCATCGTCTGA
- a CDS encoding LysR family transcriptional regulator yields MQRKFDDLLLGSIELFCLAAELGSFTLAAAAASVTPAAVSRSVARLEERLGVRLFVRTTRQIRLTDSGRRYFEQCRDALSQLVDAEREATGQQATPAGVLRISMPTPYGHYRVLPLLPAFREQYPDVRVETHLSNRNIDFAEEGFDLAIRGRAPADSSLVARKLEDAELVVVATPGYLKRAGVPRAIDDLHAHECIQFELPSSGRPIPWLFNDGSVEIDVATTGGYGTSGDVLAGVTLARSGAGLFQTYRFIVERDLRDGTLVQVLSGQGGRSRPFMLLYPHARYLSSRVRVFVDFLVEHLEQAPGKRAR; encoded by the coding sequence ATGCAAAGAAAATTCGACGATCTGCTGCTCGGCAGCATCGAGCTGTTCTGCCTGGCGGCCGAACTCGGCAGCTTCACGCTCGCGGCAGCCGCGGCGAGCGTCACGCCGGCCGCGGTCAGCCGGTCGGTCGCGCGGCTCGAGGAGCGTCTCGGCGTACGCCTGTTCGTACGCACGACGCGGCAGATCCGCCTGACCGATTCCGGGCGGCGCTACTTCGAGCAATGCCGTGATGCGCTGTCGCAGCTCGTCGACGCGGAGCGCGAAGCGACGGGCCAGCAGGCGACCCCGGCGGGCGTGTTGCGCATCAGCATGCCGACGCCGTACGGACACTATCGCGTGCTGCCGCTGCTGCCCGCATTTCGCGAGCAATATCCGGACGTACGCGTCGAAACACACCTGAGCAATCGCAACATCGACTTCGCCGAGGAGGGTTTCGACCTGGCGATCCGCGGCCGCGCGCCGGCGGATTCGAGCCTGGTCGCGCGCAAGCTCGAGGACGCCGAACTCGTCGTCGTTGCGACGCCCGGCTACCTGAAGCGCGCAGGCGTACCGCGCGCCATCGACGATCTGCACGCGCACGAATGTATCCAGTTCGAGCTCCCGAGCAGCGGCCGGCCGATTCCGTGGCTGTTCAACGACGGATCGGTGGAAATCGACGTCGCGACGACCGGTGGCTACGGCACGTCGGGCGACGTCCTCGCCGGCGTCACGCTCGCGCGCAGCGGCGCGGGCCTGTTCCAGACCTATCGCTTCATCGTCGAACGGGATCTGCGCGACGGGACGCTTGTGCAGGTGCTGTCCGGCCAGGGCGGCCGGTCGCGGCCCTTCATGCTGCTGTATCCGCATGCACGCTATCTGTCGTCGCGCGTGCGCGTATTCGTCGACTTTCTCGTCGAACATCTGGAGCAGGCGCCCGGCAAGCGGGCTCGCTAG
- a CDS encoding cysteine synthase A codes for MDVRQGFVDCVGRTPLIRLAKLSAETGCEILGKAEFMNPGGSVKDRAALYIIRDAEQRGALKPGGTVVEGTAGNTGIGLAHICAARGYRCVIVIPDTQSPDKMAILRTLGADVRPVPAAPYRDPNNYQKIAGRLADELDNAVWANQFDNVVNRQAHYETTGPEIWRDTAGTVDAFVCATGTGGTLAGVSRYLKEQNPEVRIVLADPHGSGLYGYVKTGDLGAEGNSITEGIGSTRVTANLAGAPIDDAVRIDDPLCVKMVYRLLREEGLYVGGSSGINVAAAVWLARRMGPGHTIVTLLCDRGDIYRARLFNREWLREKGLEPELEPE; via the coding sequence ATGGACGTGAGACAAGGCTTCGTCGACTGCGTGGGACGCACACCGCTGATCCGGCTGGCGAAGCTCAGCGCGGAAACGGGCTGCGAGATCCTGGGCAAGGCGGAGTTCATGAATCCGGGCGGATCCGTGAAGGATCGCGCGGCGCTCTACATCATCCGCGACGCCGAGCAGCGCGGCGCGCTGAAGCCGGGCGGCACCGTCGTCGAGGGCACGGCGGGCAACACGGGCATCGGTCTTGCGCATATCTGCGCCGCGCGCGGCTATCGCTGCGTGATCGTGATTCCCGACACGCAATCGCCGGACAAGATGGCGATCCTGCGCACGCTCGGCGCCGACGTGCGCCCGGTGCCGGCGGCGCCGTACCGCGACCCGAACAACTATCAGAAGATTGCCGGGCGGCTTGCGGACGAACTCGACAACGCGGTATGGGCCAACCAGTTTGACAACGTCGTCAACCGGCAGGCGCACTACGAGACGACCGGGCCGGAAATCTGGCGCGACACGGCGGGCACGGTCGATGCGTTCGTCTGCGCGACCGGCACGGGCGGCACGCTCGCGGGCGTGAGCCGCTACCTGAAGGAGCAGAATCCGGAGGTCCGGATCGTGCTGGCCGATCCCCACGGCAGCGGGCTCTACGGTTACGTGAAGACGGGCGACCTCGGCGCCGAAGGCAACTCGATCACCGAAGGCATCGGCTCGACGCGTGTCACCGCGAATCTCGCCGGCGCGCCGATCGACGACGCCGTGCGGATCGATGATCCGCTGTGCGTGAAGATGGTCTACCGGCTGCTGCGCGAGGAGGGGTTGTACGTCGGCGGATCGAGCGGCATCAACGTCGCGGCGGCGGTCTGGCTGGCCCGCCGGATGGGCCCGGGGCACACGATCGTGACCTTGCTGTGCGATCGCGGCGACATCTATCGAGCGCGGCTTTTCAACCGCGAATGGCTGCGCGAAAAGGGGTTGGAACCGGAGTTGGAGCCCGAATGA
- a CDS encoding aminoacyl-tRNA deacylase — protein MPMSATLQDCLRQKSSRYEVVYHPYSHTSMETAAAAHIPGDRLAKTVLLEDDEGYVAAVLPTSHAVRLSDLWVKTGRHLVLAREIELRELFKDCDMGALPPVCMAYGMKTFLEDHLAQQPEVYFEAGDHEALIHMMQDEFLSLMETAERAHFSHKMQGMWVS, from the coding sequence ATGCCTATGTCAGCCACCCTGCAGGATTGCCTGCGTCAGAAGTCATCGCGGTACGAAGTCGTGTACCACCCGTATAGCCATACCAGCATGGAGACGGCCGCCGCCGCGCATATCCCCGGCGATCGCCTCGCGAAAACCGTGCTGCTCGAGGACGACGAAGGCTACGTCGCCGCCGTGCTGCCGACGTCGCACGCGGTGCGTCTGTCGGACTTGTGGGTCAAGACCGGCCGCCATCTCGTGCTCGCCAGGGAAATCGAACTGCGCGAACTGTTCAAGGATTGCGACATGGGCGCGTTGCCGCCGGTGTGCATGGCGTACGGGATGAAGACCTTCCTCGAGGACCATCTCGCGCAGCAGCCGGAAGTGTATTTCGAGGCCGGCGACCACGAAGCGCTGATCCACATGATGCAGGACGAATTCCTGTCGCTGATGGAGACGGCCGAGCGCGCGCATTTCTCGCACAAGATGCAGGGGATGTGGGTGTCCTGA